CGAGACAATGCTCTTAGTTATCTAAAATCAAGAATAAGCACTATTAATCTGACATTAAATGGCAAAAGAGTTAGAAATTCCGATATATACTTTAGAAACAATGAGCTTATGCTTCCAATACGAAATGTAGCTGAGGCTTTTAATCTTGATTTAAGCTGGGATTCAAAAACAAGAACAGCTTCCCTCGATGATAAGGCTATCGTTGCTAAAGCTACTACCAACGACTATTATTACAGCTATGGTGCTATGGCTGATATAAGGCTTGATATCACACCCGAGGTGAGAAATGGCAGAATGTATGTGCCACTTGATTTTTTATCAGAAGTCTTAAAGGCAAATGTAGGTATGGATGGCAGTAAAATTACAGTAACTTTAAATGTAGCTCCAGCAAATGCTGCTATAAAAATGCATGAAATCGCTAAAAGTCAAATATCTTCGCTTCAAGATGGAGGTATAAACAATATCAAAATCAATATCATGTACATAGGCGACAAGACTGGATATGTAGTTTACGAAGGGACTATGGTAAAAAATTCAGCTTCCTATAAAGTGCTAACATCTAAAGCTTTTGATATCAAAAATGGAAATGTAATTCCTATAACAAGAGCCGTTTCTAGTAAAAATATGGATGCCTTTAAAACTACAGTTGAAGCTTATTCTAGCTCAGTAAAATTAGATGAAACTACAAACTACTATATAAGACCTATAGATAATAAACTCTTTTTTGTGATATTGATGCAGGATTCAAAAGGAAATTACTATGAAGTTCAAATTCCTTATGAAAAAGTCAGTGACCTGTTAAGCTTAAGATAAATATATAAACCGTCATTTAAACTGGATGAGTGCTTTTCTTACTTAGGTAGGCAGTTATTTTAACTGCCTACTTTAAAGAACTAATCCATTTTATTGACGGTTTTCTTTTATTATTAAACAGCCCTTAACCAAACTTTCATTAAAATAATTATTTTAGGATGCATTTTTATCTGCCGTATAATTTCCTAATAATTTAAAGTAGGTGCTACTATTTTTAATTTTTTCTATGCTTTTAACTATGTCTATATCATTTAAGCTTCCTTCAAAATCTATATAAAACATGTATTCCCAAGGTCTGTTTTTTATTGGTCTAGATTCTATTTTCAGCATATTAACATTGTTAAGGTGAAAGCCTTCAAGAACTTTATAGAGTTCTCCTGCCCTATGCTTTATTGAGAACATAACGCTAATTTTGCTTGTATCAATATATTCTAAAGCTTTTCTAGAAATTATAACAAACCTCGTGTAATTATGCTCATTGTCATTGATATCTTTTTCTATGATATCTAGATTGTAAAGCCTTGCAGCCTTTTCGCTAGCTATAGCTGCCTTTGTAAAATCATTTGAAAGAGCTACAGTTTTTGCGCTATAAGCTGTATTGTGGTAGGGAATGAGTTTCCATTCCTGATGCTTTTTTAAAAAAGAGCTAGATTGCTCAAATCCTTGAGTATGCGAATAAATTTCTTTTATATCCTTAATAGAAGCTCCTTTTACCCCTATTAGATTTTGCTTTATTCTAAGGCATTTTTCTCCTACTATATAAAAACCATATTCTCCAATTAAATCGTATACTGAGCTTATGCTTCCTGTTGAAGAATTTTCTATAGGAAGTACTCCATAATCTGTTTCTCCATTTAACAAGCCTTTAAATACATCCTCAAAGCTCATATACTCCATAAATTCTGCATCTTTATCAAAATATTCTATAGCCGCTTGATGTCCAAATGAACCCTCTACGCCTTGGAATCCAATTTTAATTCTTTTCTTGCCCATACCTAAAATTCTTTTTTGCTGAACTCTTCTGCTTATTTCCATAAGCTTTTTTATAAATTCTTCAAGCTCATCTCTATAATCTTTATTGTATAGCTCATTTAGTGCTGACTCTATTACTTCTTCTTCTCTTGATGTATTTAATATGCCTAGATTATTTTCTAGCTTGTACTGAGCTATTTTTTCAGCTGTCTCCATTCGCTTTTCAAATAGTCTCACAATATTTTTATCGATATCATCTATTATGAATCTAAGCTGATCAACTCTGCTCACATATATCTCCTCCAAGCATTTTAAAATCCTGCCAAAAGTTAGGATATGACTTATCTACAGATGAGGCTCCATCGATTATAATGCTTCCTTCACACCTTATCGATGCTACTGCCATTGCCATAGCTATCCTATGGTCATTCCAGCTATCTACATTGGCTCCTCTAAGTTTGGACACTCCTTTAATTATAAGAGTGTCTCCCTCTTCTTTTATGTCAGCTCCTAGCTTATTTAGCTCCGTTTTTGTTGCTGTAAGTCTATCTGATTCTTTTATTCTAAGCCTCGCTCCATTTTTCACTATAGTAGTACCTTTACTCACAGAGGCTAGTACAGAAAGCACCGGTATTATATCTGGAATCTGCGAGGCATCTATTACAGTTTGTTTAGTCTGGCTCTTTTGAGCTATAAATGAATTATCTTCACAAGATATTTTCCCAGCCATAGACTTTATAATATTTATCACTTCTTTATCTGCCTGCAGAGAAGCCTCGTTTAAATCACTACTAGTAATCTTTTCACCTAAACATCCTGCAACTAACCAAAATGCTGCTTGAGAAAAATCGCCTTCCACTCTATAATCACACGCTTTATAGACCTGTCTTCCTTTTATATAAAAAGCTTTATAATCGTCATTTTCTATCACAATTCCATACTTGCTAAGTACTGATATCGTCAAATCTATATAGCCCTTTGATTCAAGCTCCCCTGTTATTGTTATCTTTGAATCCGAATCTAAAAGGGGAAGAACAAACATCAATCCTGTTATAAACTGAGAGCTTACATCCCCTCTCATATCAAAAGTACTAGGAGTTAAGCTTCCATTTATTTTAAGTGGTAGCTTATTATCTTTTGTTTCGTAATGTATTCCTTGCTCATCAAATATTTTGTAGTATACATCTAGTGGTCTTTCAACTAATTTTCCTTTTCCTATAAAGCTGACCTCACTATTACTAATCATCGCTATTGGAATCATAAATCTGAGAGTGGAGCCTGATTCATTGCAATCTATGGAAGCTTTAGGTGCTTTAAATGTTTCTATTCCCTTAATTATAAGCTTTACTCTTTCATTTTCAGCTTTCACCTCAGATATTTCTGCTCCTAGCTGTTTCATAGCCTCACATGTAGCCTTTATATCCTTTGACATTACTATGTTGCTTATTTCACTTACTCCACTTGATAAGGATGCCGCTATTACAGCTCTATGACTAATGCTTTTGGATGGTGGTATTGAGATTTCTCCACTTAATTCTTTAGGCTCTATTTTTACTTTTTTCAACCTATCTTCCTCCTTTTGCTTCCTGCTTGCTCCATAAGATGCTCTAGTTCTTTTATGTCTGATGATATTATTGCTTTTCTGAGCTGCTCCATTTTTTTCTCCATGATTTTTATTTGCTCATCTAAATTGTCTTTATTGCTTATAAGAAGCTGAGCCCATAGTCTGCTGTTTATTTGTGCTACTCTTGTGGCATCCTTAAAGCTAGGTCCTAGAAGAGCTCCCATTTCCCTCACATCACACATGTCCATAAGCGCTAGTGCTGTGATATGAGGCATATGGCTCGCTAGTGCCATCGCTTCATCATGCTTGC
This region of Acetoanaerobium noterae genomic DNA includes:
- a CDS encoding stalk domain-containing protein, which translates into the protein MKLRAFYAVILSAICILTTNISYAATDYSISRKVEIVLDSKRDNALSYLKSRISTINLTLNGKRVRNSDIYFRNNELMLPIRNVAEAFNLDLSWDSKTRTASLDDKAIVAKATTNDYYYSYGAMADIRLDITPEVRNGRMYVPLDFLSEVLKANVGMDGSKITVTLNVAPANAAIKMHEIAKSQISSLQDGGINNIKINIMYIGDKTGYVVYEGTMVKNSASYKVLTSKAFDIKNGNVIPITRAVSSKNMDAFKTTVEAYSSSVKLDETTNYYIRPIDNKLFFVILMQDSKGNYYEVQIPYEKVSDLLSLR
- the pheA gene encoding prephenate dehydratase, yielding MSRVDQLRFIIDDIDKNIVRLFEKRMETAEKIAQYKLENNLGILNTSREEEVIESALNELYNKDYRDELEEFIKKLMEISRRVQQKRILGMGKKRIKIGFQGVEGSFGHQAAIEYFDKDAEFMEYMSFEDVFKGLLNGETDYGVLPIENSSTGSISSVYDLIGEYGFYIVGEKCLRIKQNLIGVKGASIKDIKEIYSHTQGFEQSSSFLKKHQEWKLIPYHNTAYSAKTVALSNDFTKAAIASEKAARLYNLDIIEKDINDNEHNYTRFVIISRKALEYIDTSKISVMFSIKHRAGELYKVLEGFHLNNVNMLKIESRPIKNRPWEYMFYIDFEGSLNDIDIVKSIEKIKNSSTYFKLLGNYTADKNAS
- the aroA gene encoding 3-phosphoshikimate 1-carboxyvinyltransferase produces the protein MKKVKIEPKELSGEISIPPSKSISHRAVIAASLSSGVSEISNIVMSKDIKATCEAMKQLGAEISEVKAENERVKLIIKGIETFKAPKASIDCNESGSTLRFMIPIAMISNSEVSFIGKGKLVERPLDVYYKIFDEQGIHYETKDNKLPLKINGSLTPSTFDMRGDVSSQFITGLMFVLPLLDSDSKITITGELESKGYIDLTISVLSKYGIVIENDDYKAFYIKGRQVYKACDYRVEGDFSQAAFWLVAGCLGEKITSSDLNEASLQADKEVINIIKSMAGKISCEDNSFIAQKSQTKQTVIDASQIPDIIPVLSVLASVSKGTTIVKNGARLRIKESDRLTATKTELNKLGADIKEEGDTLIIKGVSKLRGANVDSWNDHRIAMAMAVASIRCEGSIIIDGASSVDKSYPNFWQDFKMLGGDICEQS